One Granulicella sp. 5B5 DNA window includes the following coding sequences:
- a CDS encoding class I SAM-dependent methyltransferase translates to MFGKSKREAGLGALSSARPARHSRGWGDVRSHLQKSESLRVLDFGLTSPANINYLTSLGHSVYMANIVQDATRPEWQKPPDPDAPAGSESDIAANFDIDRFIAANLDFSGRDFDIILLWDTANYLPSVMVPALFERLREVLRPEGRLLAFFHSKSTGPETAFSRYQLTDSDDLLVLDGGSFPVRGVYQTRQVERFLEGFSNIRFFLGKDNVREVIAVR, encoded by the coding sequence ATGTTTGGCAAGTCAAAAAGAGAGGCCGGGCTGGGGGCGCTTTCTTCCGCACGTCCTGCGCGTCACTCTCGCGGTTGGGGCGACGTTCGGAGTCATCTGCAGAAGAGCGAGTCTCTGCGTGTGCTCGACTTCGGTCTCACCTCGCCTGCCAACATCAACTACCTTACCTCGCTCGGCCACAGCGTTTACATGGCCAATATCGTTCAGGACGCCACGCGTCCTGAATGGCAGAAGCCGCCAGATCCCGACGCTCCGGCTGGCTCCGAATCTGACATCGCTGCCAACTTCGACATCGATCGTTTTATCGCTGCCAACCTCGACTTCTCCGGCCGCGATTTTGACATCATTCTGCTCTGGGACACCGCCAACTATCTCCCTTCAGTGATGGTGCCAGCCCTCTTCGAGCGCCTGCGTGAGGTCCTCCGTCCCGAAGGCCGTCTGCTCGCCTTCTTTCACAGTAAGTCTACTGGCCCGGAGACAGCGTTTTCACGCTACCAGCTCACCGACAGCGATGATCTGCTCGTCTTGGACGGTGGTAGCTTTCCTGTCCGCGGCGTCTATCAGACACGCCAGGTCGAACGCTTCCTCGAAGGTTTCAGCAACATCCGTTTCTTCCTCGGCAAAGACAATGTCCGTGAAGTGATCGCCGTCCGCTAG
- the mazG gene encoding nucleoside triphosphate pyrophosphohydrolase, which yields MAEDFADGSRGSGPALQHAAEIMARLRAPNGCPWDREQTFDTIKRHTLEETYEVFDAIERRAWPDLKDELGDLLLQILFYAQMAAEAGHFTLRDVAENLSAKLIRRHPHIFPDESGATVAATDSGAVLRNWEQIKLEEKKSKPASTSLLDEVSRTMPATFEASKLSSKAAKVGFDWPDVQGILNKLEEETTEFEHELNIGDLQAASHEFGDMMFTMMNIARSLNIDAESALRHTNAKFRARFAAMEQAAGGTEALHGKPTDELEALWSQAKQQEK from the coding sequence ATGGCAGAAGACTTCGCAGACGGCTCCCGCGGCTCCGGCCCAGCGCTCCAGCATGCAGCCGAGATCATGGCCCGTCTGCGTGCGCCCAACGGCTGTCCCTGGGACCGCGAACAGACCTTCGACACCATCAAGCGGCACACGCTCGAAGAGACCTACGAGGTCTTCGACGCCATCGAGCGCCGCGCCTGGCCCGACCTCAAAGACGAGCTCGGCGATCTCCTCCTGCAGATCCTCTTCTACGCACAGATGGCCGCCGAAGCCGGCCACTTCACCCTGCGCGACGTCGCCGAAAACCTTTCCGCCAAGCTCATCCGCCGCCACCCACATATCTTCCCCGACGAAAGCGGTGCAACCGTCGCCGCCACCGACAGCGGAGCTGTCCTGCGCAACTGGGAGCAGATCAAGCTTGAAGAAAAGAAGTCGAAGCCAGCTTCGACCTCACTGCTCGACGAAGTGTCCCGCACCATGCCCGCTACGTTCGAAGCCTCCAAGCTCAGCTCCAAGGCCGCCAAGGTAGGCTTCGACTGGCCGGATGTCCAAGGCATCCTCAACAAACTCGAAGAGGAGACCACGGAGTTCGAGCACGAGCTGAACATCGGCGATCTTCAAGCCGCTAGTCACGAGTTCGGCGACATGATGTTCACTATGATGAATATTGCAAGGTCTCTCAACATCGACGCCGAGTCCGCTCTGCGCCACACCAACGCCAAGTTTCGCGCCCGTTTTGCGGCGATGGAGCAGGCCGCAGGCGGTACCGAAGCGCTCCACGGCAAACCCACCGACGAACTCGAAGCCCTCTGGTCACAGGCCAAACAGCAGGAGAAGTAG
- the menC gene encoding o-succinylbenzoate synthase, translated as MKIEAIHLRELNMPLAHPFETSFGVTTTRRILIVEVVCEGITAWGECVAGEHPYFSDEMIDTAWIITETELAPRLLAADVASGRDCPELFQQVRGHRMAKAALENAVWDLDAQRQKLPLAKLLGGTREIIPCGVSIGIQPTPEKLMQKIETEVNAGYQRIKLKCKPGWDTAIFELVRERWPHILLSCDANSAYQLSDSEHVALWDKFNLLMIEQPLWYDDFFFHAELQRRIKTDICLDECIRNSRDARAALELGSGRIINIKVGRVGGFTEAIAVHDVAQQFGIAVWCGGMLETGIGRAHNIALSSLPNFSLPGDVSASKRYWAQDIIEPEVTVSSEGTITVPTSAGLGFDVVRDRIDAITVRSKTLERNS; from the coding sequence ATGAAGATCGAAGCCATCCATCTCCGCGAACTGAACATGCCGCTCGCGCATCCCTTTGAGACCAGCTTTGGCGTCACCACAACCCGCCGCATTCTCATCGTCGAGGTTGTCTGCGAAGGCATCACAGCTTGGGGCGAGTGTGTCGCCGGCGAGCACCCCTACTTCTCCGACGAGATGATCGACACCGCCTGGATCATCACCGAAACCGAGCTCGCCCCGCGACTTCTCGCCGCCGATGTCGCCTCCGGCCGCGACTGTCCCGAGCTCTTCCAGCAGGTTCGCGGCCACCGCATGGCCAAGGCTGCGCTCGAAAACGCCGTTTGGGACCTCGACGCGCAGCGCCAGAAGCTCCCACTCGCCAAACTCCTCGGCGGCACACGCGAGATCATCCCCTGTGGCGTCTCTATCGGCATCCAGCCCACGCCGGAAAAGCTGATGCAGAAGATCGAAACCGAGGTCAACGCCGGCTACCAGCGCATCAAGCTCAAGTGCAAACCTGGTTGGGACACCGCCATCTTCGAGCTGGTCCGTGAGCGCTGGCCCCATATTCTCCTCAGCTGCGACGCCAACTCCGCCTATCAGCTCTCCGATTCCGAGCACGTCGCCTTATGGGACAAGTTCAACCTCCTCATGATCGAGCAGCCGCTCTGGTACGACGATTTCTTCTTTCATGCCGAACTGCAGCGCCGCATCAAAACCGACATCTGCCTCGACGAGTGTATCCGCAACAGTCGCGATGCTCGCGCCGCGCTCGAACTCGGCAGCGGCCGCATCATCAACATCAAAGTTGGCCGCGTCGGCGGCTTCACTGAGGCCATCGCTGTCCACGACGTTGCCCAGCAGTTCGGCATTGCAGTCTGGTGCGGCGGCATGCTCGAAACCGGCATAGGCCGCGCTCACAACATAGCGCTCTCTTCGTTGCCCAACTTCTCGCTCCCCGGCGACGTATCCGCCTCCAAGCGCTATTGGGCGCAGGACATTATCGAGCCCGAAGTCACCGTCAGCTCTGAAGGCACCATCACCGTGCCAACCAGCGCTGGCCTAGGTTTCGACGTCGTCCGTGATCGCATCGATGCCATCACAGTCCGCAGCAAAACCCTCGAGCGCAACTCCTAA
- a CDS encoding glycosyltransferase family 39 protein: MTTTTIVRPTDPTLRAALKLAALFAAIKLLLQFVLTLWTTHLGYGYFRDEFYYLACGHHLAWGFVDHGPIVALQARLGEMLFGNSIFGIRVLSALAGAATVFLTGLLVWAMGGRGSGQALAMFAILLTPQYIGVDGFLSMNSFEPVFWMVCTLAICMMLRNGKPWLWWTIFGVSAGVGLLNKPSMTFFLIAVGLGLLCTRQRRVLWSGGTLMGIALMVAIALPNVVWQIHNHWPTLEFLRNGREGGKNTVLDPLHFFLAQFAMLGPLNILVWMVGLVSLLRAKSIREGRWLGLAYVFFYVIMDAMHAKDYYLESIYPALFAAGGVAWERRYALSRWVFEERLVGFPVLEGLLLVTGLLILPMASPVLPPAQWVSYTHAMRLRSVKDETMSTGPLPQFFADRFGWNEEVDTVVRAYRTLTPEEQKRVCIFGGDYGLAGAIDFLGPREQPGLPPAISGQNSYWMWGTHGCDANVAIAVVSDSKAELETKYESTQYIGKITSPWAMPFEQHRGVWVLRGRKPTAPFHWVDERFYY; encoded by the coding sequence ATGACGACGACCACAATTGTGCGCCCTACAGACCCTACTCTGCGTGCTGCCTTGAAGCTGGCTGCGCTGTTTGCCGCCATCAAACTGTTGCTGCAGTTTGTGTTGACCCTGTGGACAACGCATCTTGGCTACGGCTACTTTCGAGACGAGTTTTACTATCTCGCGTGTGGGCATCATTTGGCGTGGGGATTTGTAGATCACGGGCCGATTGTGGCGCTGCAGGCTCGGCTGGGCGAGATGCTCTTCGGCAACTCGATCTTCGGGATACGCGTGCTTTCGGCGTTGGCGGGCGCGGCGACGGTCTTTCTGACGGGGCTTCTGGTATGGGCGATGGGGGGACGCGGCTCGGGACAGGCGCTGGCAATGTTCGCCATACTGCTGACGCCGCAGTATATCGGCGTCGATGGGTTTCTTTCGATGAACTCGTTTGAGCCGGTGTTCTGGATGGTTTGCACGCTGGCTATCTGCATGATGCTGCGCAACGGAAAGCCCTGGTTGTGGTGGACCATCTTTGGTGTCTCTGCGGGTGTGGGCTTGTTGAACAAACCGTCGATGACGTTCTTTCTCATTGCAGTGGGGCTGGGGCTGCTTTGTACCCGACAGCGGCGTGTGCTCTGGTCGGGCGGGACGCTGATGGGAATAGCGCTGATGGTTGCGATTGCTCTGCCGAATGTAGTGTGGCAGATCCATAACCATTGGCCAACGCTGGAGTTTTTGCGCAATGGGCGGGAAGGCGGGAAGAACACAGTGCTCGATCCACTGCATTTCTTCCTGGCACAGTTCGCCATGCTGGGGCCGTTGAATATTCTGGTGTGGATGGTGGGGCTGGTGTCGCTGCTGCGGGCGAAGTCGATTCGCGAGGGACGATGGCTGGGGCTGGCGTACGTGTTCTTCTACGTCATCATGGACGCGATGCACGCCAAGGACTACTACCTTGAGAGCATCTATCCGGCGTTGTTTGCGGCAGGCGGCGTGGCGTGGGAGCGGCGTTATGCGCTCTCGCGGTGGGTGTTTGAGGAGCGGTTGGTGGGCTTCCCCGTTTTGGAGGGGCTTCTGCTGGTGACGGGATTGTTGATTCTGCCGATGGCTTCTCCAGTGCTGCCGCCGGCGCAATGGGTGAGCTATACGCATGCCATGCGTCTGCGCAGCGTGAAGGACGAGACAATGTCAACGGGACCGCTGCCGCAGTTTTTTGCTGACCGCTTTGGATGGAACGAAGAGGTGGATACAGTGGTGCGGGCGTATCGGACGCTGACACCGGAGGAACAGAAGAGGGTGTGCATCTTCGGCGGCGACTACGGGCTGGCAGGTGCGATTGATTTTCTGGGGCCGCGCGAACAACCCGGGTTGCCGCCTGCGATCAGCGGGCAGAACAGCTACTGGATGTGGGGCACGCACGGCTGCGATGCGAATGTGGCGATCGCTGTGGTGAGCGACTCCAAGGCTGAGCTGGAGACGAAGTACGAGAGCACGCAGTACATCGGCAAGATTACGAGCCCGTGGGCGATGCCCTTTGAGCAGCATCGCGGAGTTTGGGTGTTGCGGGGGCGCAAGCCGACGGCCCCGTTCCACTGGGTAGACGAACGGTTTTATTACTAG
- a CDS encoding DUF3311 domain-containing protein yields the protein MADETVATQRRRKMGWPVIVMLLLPYAGLCFPSMYARTTPVLLGFPFFYWYQFVWVVVTSLLLYAVYRRLKEAS from the coding sequence ATGGCAGACGAGACGGTGGCGACGCAGCGGCGGCGAAAGATGGGCTGGCCGGTAATCGTGATGTTGCTGCTGCCGTATGCCGGGCTGTGCTTCCCGAGCATGTATGCGAGAACCACACCGGTGCTGCTGGGGTTCCCATTCTTCTACTGGTATCAGTTTGTGTGGGTGGTGGTGACTTCCCTGCTGCTGTATGCGGTGTATCGCCGTCTAAAAGAGGCGAGCTAG
- a CDS encoding polymer-forming cytoskeletal protein, whose protein sequence is MTPSESKTVIGTKTKVSGEISSSENLTVDGQVEGVIRLEGACLTVRAEGHVRATVVAQDIIVLGRVEGEIRASGLLQLRGSAVVQGDVFAARLSIEDGATLRGHADPSRASEPLPVSGGSFDARRTVNV, encoded by the coding sequence ATGACGCCATCCGAAAGCAAAACTGTCATCGGCACCAAGACCAAAGTCAGTGGCGAGATCTCCAGTTCGGAGAACCTCACCGTCGACGGCCAGGTCGAGGGAGTCATTCGTCTGGAGGGTGCATGCTTGACCGTCCGCGCCGAAGGCCATGTGCGGGCCACCGTCGTCGCTCAAGATATTATCGTGCTCGGCCGTGTCGAAGGCGAGATCCGTGCTTCTGGACTTTTGCAGTTGCGTGGTTCCGCCGTGGTGCAGGGAGATGTCTTTGCTGCGCGCCTCTCCATCGAGGACGGTGCGACACTGCGCGGCCATGCCGATCCTTCCAGGGCCTCTGAGCCGTTGCCTGTCTCCGGCGGTTCTTTTGATGCTCGCCGTACCGTCAACGTTTAG
- a CDS encoding GNAT family N-acetyltransferase: MIQQQDIRIEALTEQTQFNACAALQDTVWGYEASDRMSEKVYLLAAHIGGQVLGAYDGEALVGYAMSLPGYRDGKPYFHSHHLAVLPEYRNFGVGRRLKLAQRDDAIARGISLIEWTFDPLEIKNANLNISRLGAIVRRYKTNFYGDSSSPLQGGLPTDRVIAEWWLRSSRVEQILSGEKLCIEPIEEVTVPVEIYEWKASADLREKARAVQARNAEALQSAFAKGLVVLGYRRDERGDGIFQLARMNEPQSL, encoded by the coding sequence TTGATTCAGCAGCAAGACATCCGTATCGAAGCCCTCACCGAACAGACCCAGTTCAACGCCTGCGCAGCCTTGCAGGACACGGTCTGGGGCTATGAAGCCTCTGACCGCATGTCCGAAAAGGTCTACCTCCTCGCCGCGCACATTGGCGGCCAGGTGCTCGGCGCCTATGATGGTGAAGCCCTGGTAGGTTACGCGATGTCGCTCCCCGGCTATCGCGATGGCAAGCCGTACTTCCACTCGCACCATCTCGCCGTGTTGCCTGAGTACCGTAACTTCGGCGTAGGCCGCCGCCTCAAGCTCGCCCAGCGCGACGACGCCATTGCCCGCGGCATCTCGCTCATCGAGTGGACCTTCGATCCGCTCGAAATCAAGAATGCAAACCTCAACATCTCGCGCCTCGGTGCCATCGTCCGCCGCTACAAAACCAACTTCTATGGCGACTCCAGTTCGCCGCTGCAAGGCGGTCTGCCCACCGACCGCGTCATCGCCGAGTGGTGGTTGCGATCCAGCCGCGTCGAGCAGATCCTTAGCGGCGAGAAACTCTGCATCGAGCCCATCGAAGAGGTGACTGTGCCCGTGGAGATCTACGAATGGAAGGCGTCGGCTGACCTCCGCGAAAAGGCGCGGGCCGTACAGGCGCGCAACGCTGAGGCGCTGCAGTCTGCCTTCGCCAAAGGGCTCGTCGTCCTCGGCTACCGTCGCGACGAGCGCGGCGATGGCATCTTTCAACTTGCACGTATGAACGAACCGCAATCCCTCTGA
- the uvrC gene encoding excinuclease ABC subunit UvrC produces the protein MDLNEKIRTLPTGPGCYLYKNAEGEVIYVGKAKNLRSRVRSYFLKANQLANQKTGSLMREAVDLEYITVANEHEALALENNLIKQRKPRFNILLRDDKTYPYVKLTLGDKHPKVFVTRRLRKDGGAYYGPYFPGNLAHRLVDVIHRSFLIPSCKVDLNRYHPRACLQYYIKRCLGPCVEGFVTEEEYRQAIRDVQLFLEGKSGELEARLTERMEAAAEAMQFELAAKLRDQLITVSQAQDRQRIASPGDEDADVFGFHFEKDMLAVNLFHMRGGKVVDRREMFWEDLADVALLEPADETETDPEMEPVPTTSAPDADGDEGAAEQYSVLAEPEEEVAFSPAAFFSALLKQLYLDQGYVPKSIYVPVDFPDRELLADALRERSGHKIEIAAPQRGEKRSLVDLACLNAKQSYDQRFRVLQPSIQRMQEALQDALTLAEPPERIECFDISHIQGAETVASMVVWENGAMKKADYRKFQVKTVSGVDDFAAMREIIHRRYKRLQEDGKVMPSLVLIDGGLGQLHAAAAALEEIGMTTQPLASIAKREEIIYVHGQEDDPVVLDRRSPVLHVIQKIRDESHRFAVTYHRKRREMRDRVSELDEIPGVGPRTRQRLLEHFGSVRALKQAAEKNPDSLMAVVNKATAKKIQNHFAEDAESNREDLVQIRNEG, from the coding sequence ATGGATCTGAACGAGAAAATTCGGACGTTGCCGACAGGGCCCGGCTGCTACCTCTATAAGAACGCGGAGGGCGAGGTCATCTATGTGGGCAAGGCGAAGAACCTGCGGTCGCGGGTTCGCTCGTACTTTCTGAAAGCCAACCAGCTCGCGAACCAGAAGACCGGATCGCTGATGCGCGAGGCCGTCGATCTTGAGTACATCACGGTAGCAAATGAGCACGAGGCGCTGGCGCTTGAGAACAACCTGATCAAGCAGCGCAAGCCGCGGTTCAACATTCTGTTGCGGGATGACAAAACGTATCCGTATGTGAAGCTGACGCTGGGCGACAAGCACCCCAAGGTGTTTGTGACGCGGCGTCTGCGCAAGGATGGTGGCGCGTACTACGGGCCGTACTTTCCCGGCAACCTGGCGCACCGGCTGGTGGATGTGATCCATCGCAGCTTCCTGATCCCAAGCTGCAAGGTGGACCTGAACCGGTATCATCCGCGGGCTTGTTTGCAGTACTACATCAAGCGGTGCCTGGGGCCGTGTGTGGAAGGGTTCGTTACCGAAGAGGAGTACAGGCAGGCGATCCGCGATGTGCAGTTGTTTTTGGAAGGCAAGAGCGGAGAGTTGGAGGCGCGGCTGACGGAGCGCATGGAGGCTGCCGCCGAGGCGATGCAATTCGAACTCGCTGCAAAACTGCGGGACCAGTTGATTACCGTGAGCCAGGCGCAGGACCGGCAGCGCATCGCGTCGCCCGGTGACGAAGATGCCGATGTATTCGGCTTCCACTTTGAGAAAGACATGCTCGCAGTGAACCTCTTTCATATGCGGGGCGGCAAGGTGGTGGACCGGCGCGAGATGTTCTGGGAGGATTTGGCAGACGTAGCGCTGCTGGAACCGGCGGATGAGACCGAAACCGATCCCGAGATGGAGCCAGTGCCGACGACTTCCGCACCTGATGCCGATGGAGATGAAGGTGCGGCGGAGCAGTACTCAGTGCTGGCGGAGCCGGAGGAGGAGGTGGCGTTTTCGCCGGCGGCATTTTTCTCTGCCCTGCTGAAGCAGTTGTACCTCGACCAGGGATACGTGCCGAAGAGCATCTATGTGCCGGTAGACTTTCCGGACCGCGAGTTGCTGGCCGATGCTCTGCGTGAGCGCAGCGGGCACAAGATTGAGATTGCGGCACCGCAGCGCGGCGAGAAGCGCTCGCTGGTGGACCTGGCGTGTTTGAACGCCAAGCAGTCGTACGATCAGCGGTTTCGCGTGCTGCAGCCGAGCATCCAGCGGATGCAGGAGGCACTGCAGGATGCGTTGACGCTGGCGGAGCCCCCGGAGCGGATTGAGTGCTTCGATATCTCGCACATTCAGGGCGCGGAAACAGTCGCGTCGATGGTGGTGTGGGAGAACGGCGCGATGAAAAAGGCCGACTACCGTAAGTTTCAAGTGAAGACGGTGAGCGGTGTGGATGACTTTGCGGCGATGCGGGAGATCATCCATCGGCGGTACAAGCGGTTGCAGGAAGACGGCAAGGTTATGCCGTCGCTGGTGCTGATTGACGGCGGGTTGGGGCAGTTGCATGCTGCTGCTGCGGCGCTGGAGGAGATTGGCATGACGACGCAGCCTCTGGCGTCGATCGCCAAGCGCGAGGAGATCATCTACGTGCATGGACAGGAGGACGATCCGGTGGTGCTCGACCGGCGGTCGCCAGTGCTGCATGTGATCCAGAAGATCCGCGATGAGAGCCACCGGTTTGCAGTGACGTACCATCGCAAACGTCGCGAGATGCGCGACCGCGTGAGTGAACTGGATGAGATACCGGGAGTAGGACCTCGAACGCGGCAGCGGCTGTTAGAGCACTTTGGGAGCGTACGCGCGCTGAAGCAAGCCGCGGAGAAAAATCCTGACTCGCTGATGGCCGTGGTGAACAAGGCGACGGCTAAGAAGATCCAAAACCACTTTGCAGAAGACGCAGAGAGCAACAGAGAAGATCTCGTGCAGATTCGCAACGAGGGCTAG
- a CDS encoding amino acid permease yields the protein MLKLPRVLSTKNAMAIVVGIIIGSGIFLVPREMMAAVGSSRMVYLVWITGGLLSLFGAMSYAELAAMKPRVGGEYAFLYDAYGPLTAFLYTWTWTTIAKPASIATIAAGLLRVLGTFSAFSFLGTEAIAHLLWSQVLAIAATWLITGLNIVSTLESANVQTVLTWLKVLMIVVIAGFCFTSLRHGSWHNFTTSFSGARGGIAGFMVALIAALWAYDGWSDVSQMAGEVKEPQRAMPIALVGGVAIVGGLYMLTNAAIQYVLPAGVIAAADRPAADALRLVAGNAGAALVSIGMAVSICATFVGSSLSGARVPFAAAQDRLFPSPLAKIHPRFHTPWVSLLMQAVLSTLLLLAIGKFQALFSLAIFSEWLFYALTTATVFVFRAREPETPRPYRVSGYPVVPALFMLAALALLVFSFIDQPRNSLIGAAVILAGIPVHYLFQRRQKTTGTIEM from the coding sequence ATGCTTAAGTTGCCTCGCGTTCTGAGCACGAAGAACGCGATGGCCATTGTGGTGGGCATCATTATCGGCTCTGGAATCTTTCTGGTGCCGCGCGAGATGATGGCCGCCGTGGGCAGCTCACGGATGGTGTACCTGGTGTGGATCACGGGTGGGCTGCTGTCGCTGTTTGGGGCGATGAGCTATGCGGAGCTTGCGGCGATGAAGCCGCGCGTGGGCGGCGAGTATGCGTTTCTATACGATGCTTATGGGCCACTGACAGCTTTTCTTTATACGTGGACCTGGACGACGATTGCTAAGCCGGCTTCGATTGCGACGATTGCGGCGGGGCTGTTGCGGGTGCTTGGGACGTTTTCGGCGTTCAGCTTTCTAGGGACGGAGGCGATTGCACACCTGCTGTGGAGCCAGGTACTGGCGATTGCCGCGACGTGGCTGATTACCGGGCTGAATATTGTGAGTACGCTGGAGTCGGCCAATGTGCAGACTGTGCTGACGTGGCTGAAGGTGCTGATGATCGTGGTGATTGCGGGCTTCTGCTTTACGAGCTTACGGCACGGCAGCTGGCACAACTTTACGACGAGCTTCAGCGGTGCGCGCGGTGGCATCGCGGGCTTTATGGTGGCGTTGATTGCGGCGCTGTGGGCGTATGACGGGTGGAGCGATGTGTCGCAGATGGCCGGCGAGGTGAAAGAGCCGCAGCGGGCGATGCCGATTGCGCTGGTGGGCGGCGTGGCCATTGTGGGCGGGCTGTATATGCTGACCAATGCCGCAATCCAGTATGTTCTGCCCGCGGGAGTGATTGCCGCAGCAGACCGGCCGGCGGCCGATGCGCTGCGGCTGGTGGCAGGTAACGCTGGGGCGGCGCTGGTTTCGATCGGGATGGCCGTCAGCATCTGCGCGACGTTTGTGGGGAGCTCGCTGTCGGGTGCTCGCGTGCCTTTTGCCGCCGCGCAGGACAGGCTCTTCCCTTCCCCTCTGGCGAAGATTCATCCGAGGTTTCATACACCGTGGGTGAGCCTGTTGATGCAGGCTGTACTGAGCACGTTGTTACTATTGGCGATCGGCAAGTTTCAGGCGCTGTTTTCACTGGCGATCTTTTCGGAGTGGCTGTTTTATGCGCTAACGACGGCGACGGTCTTTGTCTTTCGCGCGCGTGAACCGGAGACGCCGCGTCCATACCGTGTGAGTGGATATCCGGTGGTGCCGGCATTGTTCATGCTGGCGGCGCTGGCGCTACTGGTGTTCAGTTTTATTGACCAGCCTCGTAACTCGCTGATTGGCGCGGCTGTGATCCTGGCTGGAATCCCGGTGCACTACCTGTTTCAACGCAGGCAGAAGACAACAGGCACAATAGAGATGTGA
- the rsmA gene encoding 16S rRNA (adenine(1518)-N(6)/adenine(1519)-N(6))-dimethyltransferase RsmA produces MSAKKPKLGQNFLVDENACLRIAESLGDARERTVVEIGPGHGAITALLATRCRRLHCVEFDPALARKLTFRFRNDPHVTIHNEDILRADLAVLAEGSSIDVVGNLPYYITSDILLKLYDAARGGVVSRAVVMMQREVAERIAATPGTSEYGALSAATQMHAQVTNLFTLPPSAFSPPPDVYSTVLRLEFAPRFVELGVEPVAFNRFLRASFAQKRKTLMNNLRVAGYSTTTLAEAWPEGLAPQVRSEAVPLELIAKLYCALEAGESDG; encoded by the coding sequence GTGAGTGCGAAGAAGCCCAAGCTCGGGCAAAACTTTCTGGTGGATGAGAATGCCTGCCTGCGGATTGCGGAGTCGCTTGGCGACGCTCGTGAGCGGACCGTGGTTGAGATTGGGCCGGGGCACGGTGCGATAACGGCTTTACTGGCGACACGTTGTCGTCGTCTGCATTGCGTGGAGTTCGACCCGGCGTTGGCTCGCAAGCTGACCTTCCGGTTTCGCAACGACCCGCATGTGACGATCCACAACGAGGATATCCTGCGTGCCGACCTGGCTGTACTGGCCGAGGGTTCGAGCATCGATGTGGTGGGAAACCTGCCGTACTACATCACCTCTGACATTCTGCTGAAGCTGTATGACGCGGCGCGGGGAGGAGTTGTGTCGCGCGCGGTGGTGATGATGCAGCGAGAGGTCGCGGAACGGATTGCAGCAACTCCGGGCACGAGTGAGTATGGCGCACTCTCCGCGGCGACGCAGATGCACGCGCAAGTGACCAACCTGTTTACGCTGCCGCCGAGTGCATTTTCGCCGCCGCCGGATGTCTACTCGACCGTGCTGCGGCTGGAGTTTGCGCCGCGGTTTGTGGAACTCGGCGTGGAACCGGTTGCGTTCAACCGTTTTTTGAGGGCGAGCTTTGCGCAGAAGCGTAAGACACTGATGAACAACCTTCGTGTAGCGGGTTACAGCACGACCACGCTTGCAGAGGCGTGGCCTGAAGGGCTGGCGCCGCAGGTGCGCTCCGAGGCTGTGCCTCTGGAGTTGATAGCGAAGCTTTACTGCGCGCTGGAAGCCGGTGAGTCCGATGGCTGA